A single Triticum dicoccoides isolate Atlit2015 ecotype Zavitan chromosome 2A, WEW_v2.0, whole genome shotgun sequence DNA region contains:
- the LOC119358831 gene encoding putative glycine-rich cell wall structural protein 1, whose product MAISTSSDASAFLFLTILCFATLRPSPVNARHFPGKLGSTSAIHGAGSKFYWPFSRDGAGSGHGSGTGQGFGWVVSRNGSDTTIGVGVGIGGGAGSTRDGDGGSAGGGVGAGVGIDIGKDGIDVAIGVGGGGAASMHNGGVSVGLGGGEGFGFHISKEGVTVTVTRGDGGGGGDGSGAGALGGGRGVGRAGNAVGSGQGSGSAIGGTGSGGGSGSGSGPGGSGGGGGGSAGGSNGHP is encoded by the coding sequence ATGGCTATCTCTACCAGTAGTGATGCCAGTGCCTTCCTCTTCCTCACGATCTTGTGTTTCGCTACACTTCGCCCTTCACCTGTCAACGCCAGGCATTTCCCTGGTAAGCTTGGCAGTACCAGCGCCATCCATGGCGCCGGCAGCAAGTTCTACTGGCCCTTCTCAAGGGACGGCGCCGGCAGTGGCCATGGCTCCGGAACCGGCCAAGGGTTCGGTTGGGTTGTGTCGCGGAACGGGTCCGACACGACCATCGGGGTGGGCGTCGGCATCGGCGGTGGCGCGGGAAGCACCCGCGACGGCGACGGGGGCAGCGCCGGTGGTGGTGTTGGCGCCGGGGTCGGCATCGACATCGGGAAGGACGGGATCGACGTGGCCATCGGCGTCGGCGGAGGGGGCGCCGCGAGCATGCACAACGGCGGCGTCAGTGTCGGTCTTGGCGGCGGGGAAGGCTTTGGTTTCCATATCAGCAAAGAAGGTGTCACTGTCACGGTGACACGCGGagatggtggtggaggaggcgACGGCAGCGGTGCCGGTGCTTTGGGCGGCGGCAGAGGGGTTGGACGCGCAGGCAATGCCGTGGGGAGCGGCCAAGGTTCTGGGAGCGCGATCGGTGGCACGGGGAGCGGCGGCGGGAGTGGCTCCGGCTCCGGGCCAGGAGGATCcggtggcggtggaggcggcaGCGCCGGCGGGAGCAACGGCCACCCGTGA